The window GCATAATCATAATAATAACCATCTGCACCTGATTAATATCATTTGTCGTACGAGTAATTAATGACGCTGTTCCAACTTCATTGATTTCCGTTAATGAAAAAGATTCAACTTTTTCAAACACTTTTTTTCTTAAATCACGACTAAATCCCATTCCTACTCGCGCTGAAAGAAAGCTACTTCCGATTGTACAAGCTGTTCCCAGTAAAGCAACGAGTAACATCATTCCACCACGTCCAAGGATATAAGGAATATCTCCTTTTACAATTCCTGTATCCACAATGTCTGACATTAAATCAGGTAACGATAAATCAGTCATGGTAGAAATAAAAACTAATCCAAGCACACCAACGACTGAAAGCCAATAAGGCTTCAATCCTTTAAATAACTTTAACATCTCTATACCTCCCTTAATCTTTAAAATTTTCAGTTAACTTGGTTAAGATATATTTAGCTTGTGTTAACTCATCTTCTGTAAAGTTACCAAATCCCTGAACACTTAATTCTTGAAAAACTTGATTAACGATCCTAGCTTGATCCTTGCCTTTATCCGTTAAGTAAACATGCGTGACCCGCTGATCTTCTAAACTACGTTTTCGTTTAATGATCGCATCACGTTCCATACGCTTTAACATCGCACTAACGGTAGCAGGTGTCACACACATTTTATTAGCAAGCTCTACTTGAGTTAATCCATCACACTTAGATAAAATATGAACAATTCCAGGCTGTGCCCGACATAAACCATGTTCCTCTAACCTTCGCTGAACTGTTAACATCTGATTTTTCATCAAATGGCCTAACAAAACAGATAATTCATTGATTCGTTGACTATCCATCTTATTTCACCTCTCTTCAATCTAGAACTATCATATGCTATTAAAGATAGTTAGTCAACTAACTATTAGCTAACTAATTAATTTTTCATCATTCTTTTACAACTCATGAATCTAGCTTTAGTTTCAAACAAGATGACCAGAATTAATCACCGAAAATAAAAAAAGGGGGCTGTCTCAAAATAGATGGCCCTTGAATTAAAAATCTAAAAGATACAAAAAAAGGCAGTCCCATTCGGGACTGCTTTTTTGTATACTTTTTTTATGCGTAATCAAGAAAATATACATCAAGATTATACAACTTATTCAGCTGGATATCAACTCTCTTTAACGATGGATATTCAAGTTTATATTCCACCTCATGATCCTGTACGTTTGCTTAATCAATTATTGGAGGGATTAGATTATAAAAAATTATTAAGCACTTACTCTGATAAAGGGGGAAATTCTGTCGTACCACCGGTGATCATGTTTAAGATTTTAATTTACGCGTATATGAATCGCTCTTTTTCTTCACGAGAAATTCAGCGACTTTGTCAACGGGATATTCATTTTATCTGGTTATTAAATGGATATCCAGCGCCTAGCCATCATACGATTAATCGATTTAGAAAACATCATTTAAGCGATGGTGTCATGGAAGATTTATTTGATCAATTCATTGAGCGTCTTCACACCTTAGATGAAATTCATTTTAAAAACCTATTTATTGATGGAACAAAAATTGAAGCCAATGCCAATCGCTATTCGTTTATTTGGTTAAAATCAGTGACTAAAAATGAAGCGAAGCTCCAGGTCAAAATAGAAAAACTCCTTCAACAAGTGAATGACAGCTATCTCACTTCCTATTCATTTGATGTTAAGAATCCATTACCTGTGTTAGAGGCTTGTTTATTGAATTTAAAAGAAAAAGTCATCGAGCAATCTCTTGAATTTGTTTATGGGAAAGGGAAGCGAAAAACAGAGCTTCAACGTCAGATTGAAACACTTGAAGCATTCATAGAGAAACAAATCATTTACTTGGACTATCAAAAAATGATCGGTTCAACCCGCTCAAGTTGTTCAAAAACAGATCCGGATGCCACCTTCATGCGAATGAAAGAAGATCACATGAAAAATGGGCAACTCAAACCTGGGTATAATGTCCAGATTGGAGTTGAGGCCGAGTATATCGTAGGTGTGGGCGTTTTTCAGTCAGCTAACGATGTCCCCACACTCATTCCATTTTTAGATTCCCTGAAAGGTCGGCTTTCCAGAACGTTTAAACAAATCATTGCGGATGCTGGATATGAAAGTGAAGAAAATTATGCTTATTTGAAGGAAAACCATCAAAAAGGTTTCATTAAGCCCCTCAACTATGAAACCTCAAAAACAAGAAAATATAAAGCTCAACTGGGGAAACGAGAAAACATGACGTACGATGAACTCAACGATACCTATACGTGCGCAAATGGCAGAACGTTAAAACCGATCGAAGTTAAAATTCGAGAAAGTCAGACCGGTTATCGAAAAGAAGTCACGATTTATGAATGTGAAACCTGCCAAGATTGTCCTTTGCGTTTAAAATGTACAAAAGCGAAAGAAGGAAACTCAAAACGATTGGAAGTGTCTAAAAAAATGCTTTCGCTAAGAACAGAGTCACTTAAAAATATCCAAAGTGAAGAAGGGATTCTGTTAAGAAAGAATCGTTCGATTCAAGTCGAAGGTGCTTTTGGCGTGTTAAAACAAGATTACGGCTTCAGAAAATTTTTAACCCGTGGAAAAATTCAGGTCACAGTCGAACTATTGCTTCTATGTTTTGGATATAATGTGCAAAAATTACATAACAAAATTCAAAGCCATCGTTGCGGACAACAACTTCATCCAGGGAAAGTGGCTTAAAAAATCAGAATAGACTGTCATTTTGAAGGAAAGAAACGTCCTTCTTTTCGTCGTGCTTAAAATTAAGTCTAACCCATAAAATTAAATTTACAGACTGATTTTTTTACGATGAATAGCCAAAAAAAGGAGCATGTCGCTCCATGACTATAAAATTTTAGTCATTTTGATACAGCCCCCTTTTTAGTTTAAAAAATTAAATGAGCAATAGCCGCAATGACTGGTAACGTGATTAATGTTCGCTCAATAAAAATAATGAATAATTCTTTTAAATTCACTGGGATTTTAGAAGCTAGTAATAAGGCTCCTACTTCTGATAAATAAATTAATTGTGACACAGATACTGCAGCAATCACAAATCGAGTTAATTCACTTTCGATGCCTGAAGCTAAGACAGATGGCAATAACATATCAGCAAATCCAGCTACTAATGTTTGTGAAGCAGCTAAAGCTTCAGGAATTTGCAGTAACATTAAAATCGGTAAAAATGGTAATCCTAAAATCTTAAAAATAGGCGTATATTCTGCAACAACTAAAGCTATCGTTCCAACAGCCATAACAATCGGAATAACAGCTAGCCACATATCTAATACATTCTTAAAGCCATCGACGAATAAAACCTTCATTATATCCTGTGATTTAGCTTTTTTAACGGCTTGATCAAGTCCATGAGAAAAATTATGACCACCTTGTAGTGTTTCATCCTCATCTACTTTTGATGTTCCATCAAAAAACGTATCTTCTTTTTTAGATAATGGAGGAAGTTTCGGTAATATAACAGCTGCTACTAAACTCGCAATCGTCATGGTGAAATAAAATGGAACAAACATATGCCCTAAACCAACAGTATTGATGACAACTAAGCTAAACGTAATAGAAACTAACGAGAACGTTGTTCCGATAACTGAGGCTTCACGCTTTGTATAAAAGCCTTCTTCATATTGCTTACTCGTTAACAATACTCCAATTGTTCCATCGCCTAACCACGAAGCAATACAGTCGATAGCAGAACGTCCAGGAAGATTAAAAACTGGACGCATAATCTTTGATAACAACGTTCCAACAAACTCTAATAGTCCAAAATTTAATAAAAGTGGCAGAAATAATCCTGCGAATAAAAACACAGAAAAAAGAATAGGCAGCAAATCATATAAAACAAGTCCACCCGTTTCTAATGAAAAAATAGCTTCAAACCCTACTTCATAAAGGGTCATCACCACGAAAATAGCGGCTAATAAACGGATGACAAACCAAACAGGTGTGACCGTAAATAAATTATTTAAAAACTCATTTTGAACAATAAATTTAGGTTTTAAAAGCTTTGTCACAATTGATCCGATAGCGGTCGTCATGACCAGACCTAATATAATAGTTGGCAATACCTCTGCTAAACTTTCTCGCACCCATTCAGAGAGTAAAGCAATTGGAATTGTAATTTGTCCTTGATGAGAGATTGGCATCATAAACAAAACAACACCGATTAAAGAAGGAATTAAGAATTTTAAAATGTCCTTTAGTTGATACGAGCTACACGAGCCTTTTTGTTGTAATTTATTTTTTTGTTTCATCATTTATACCATCCTTATAAATAAATTTTATCGCTGATTTTATAAGTATACTTTCTCCTATAAAACTTATCAATCTTTTAATGACAATATTCAATCTTTTTCAACAAAAAAGAAGACTAGTCTTTATAGCTGTTAGTCTTCTTTTATAGAGTTTAATTTTAAATCATGAAATTTGGATCAACAAGATAGACTTTTTCATTAAGTACACGACGATAAGCTTGCTGTTGTTCTTCAGTTAATGCTCCTAGTGAAGACATAATTTTTAGCTCTACCATACCTGTTGTAGGATTTAATGGCGCTTGAAAATGCTCATAAGGATTGAATGTAAAACCTAAACGTTCATAAAAACGAATTCTTCTTTTCGTTATTTCATCAGTCGGTGGCTCTACTTCTAAAATAACTTGACGACCATTGGCTTCTTTTAAGATAGCCTGAACAAGTTTTGTTCCAATTCCTAATCCTCTTGCTGATGGCTTACAAGCTAAGTTTTCAATGTATAAAAAGTCATCAAAAATATAGTAAGCACAAATACCTAATAATTGTCCTTCTTGCTCATATGTCTCTATATAATAATCTTCTCGACTTAATAATTCTTTTTGTCCTTCATAACTTCTAATTTCCTCCATTGGAAATGAATCAACCATTATTTTATAAACTGAATCAAATAATGAATTCAAAATATCACCCTCTGTATAACAAATATTGATATTGCACATAATAACACGAAATATTCACTTTTACAAGAAACTTAATATATGGAGGGCTAATAATGAAAATAAACCCTGATTTATATCATGGCCACGATCAGTATACTAATTTTTTTGAAGGTTGGTATTTTAAAATCGTTGATGCGACTGCAACCTATGCTTTAGCACTTATTCCCGGAATCGCTAGAAGTGAAGATGCCAAAGAACATCATAGCTTTATTCAAGTAGTTAACTTAGTTAATCATACATACAATTACTATCGTTTTAATGTTAATGACTTTTATTCCAATAATCATCATTTGAAATTAAACATTGGAATCAATGAATTTAGCTTTAATAAGATTGTTGTTAATCTTGAAGATTTAAATGGTGTATTATATTTAGGAACTCCTAAAAAATGGCCAGACTCAAAGCTTAATCCAGGAAGTATGGGGTTTTATAATTACTTACCTTTTATGGAATGTTACAGTCAAGTATGTGCAATTGATGGAGAGATCGAAGAAGGGCATTTAAAGATTGGTGAACAGGTTATTGATTTTAGTAACGGAAAATACTATATAGAAAAAAATTGGGGAAAAAGTTTTCCTACTTCATGGATTTGGATACAAAGTAACAGCTTTGCTGATCATCGTGCAACTGTCACTTGTTCACTTGGAATTGTTCCCTTTCCTATTCTTAAAGAATTTCGTGGTTTTTTAATTGGAGTTACTGTTGACGATAAATTTTATTCATTTACAACTATGAATCGTAGTAAAATTAACATTCAAGTTTGTGATCGCGATATTATTTTATGTGCGACTCATCAACATCTTCAACTCATACTCAAAACAAAAACTAAACCGGAAGATTTTGTTGAATGTTTTGGTCCACAAAACGGAAAGATGTCACCTTTATTAGAGGAGACTCTAAAAGGTGAAGTAGAAATGACATTGATGGACGTTAAGAAAAATATTCTCATCTATCACGGAATTGGAAAAGCCTGTGGAATCGAATATGGTGGAGATATTTCTAGATTACTTGATGAAAATAAGTAATCTAGAACTAACATGAAAAAGCACTAGAGTGATCTTAGTGCTTTTTTGTTTATTCTTAAACTTATCCACAATTTCATTTTTGGCTTTTTATTTTGTAAAAGAAAACAAAAAAAAGCACCCTTGCGGTGCATTATCATCAATTGGAGCGGGTGAAGAGAATCGAACTCTCACAGTCAGCTTGGAAGGCTGAAGTTCTACCATTAAACTACACCCGCAGGTATTTAATGAAAGGCCCAGCGACGTCCTACTCTCGCACTTGCGTACTACCCTCGGCGCTAAGGAGCTTAACTTCTGTGTTCGGTATGGGAACAGGTGTGCCCTCCTTGCCATCATCACTAGACCTCTGAAAGATTCGTTAATCTTCCAAAACTAGATATCTTCTTCAGTTTCGTTGGTTAAGTCCTCGATCGATTAGTA of the Turicibacter sp. TJ11 genome contains:
- a CDS encoding MarR family winged helix-turn-helix transcriptional regulator, which gives rise to MDSQRINELSVLLGHLMKNQMLTVQRRLEEHGLCRAQPGIVHILSKCDGLTQVELANKMCVTPATVSAMLKRMERDAIIKRKRSLEDQRVTHVYLTDKGKDQARIVNQVFQELSVQGFGNFTEDELTQAKYILTKLTENFKD
- a CDS encoding IS1182 family transposase — translated: MRNQENIHQDYTTYSAGYQLSLTMDIQVYIPPHDPVRLLNQLLEGLDYKKLLSTYSDKGGNSVVPPVIMFKILIYAYMNRSFSSREIQRLCQRDIHFIWLLNGYPAPSHHTINRFRKHHLSDGVMEDLFDQFIERLHTLDEIHFKNLFIDGTKIEANANRYSFIWLKSVTKNEAKLQVKIEKLLQQVNDSYLTSYSFDVKNPLPVLEACLLNLKEKVIEQSLEFVYGKGKRKTELQRQIETLEAFIEKQIIYLDYQKMIGSTRSSCSKTDPDATFMRMKEDHMKNGQLKPGYNVQIGVEAEYIVGVGVFQSANDVPTLIPFLDSLKGRLSRTFKQIIADAGYESEENYAYLKENHQKGFIKPLNYETSKTRKYKAQLGKRENMTYDELNDTYTCANGRTLKPIEVKIRESQTGYRKEVTIYECETCQDCPLRLKCTKAKEGNSKRLEVSKKMLSLRTESLKNIQSEEGILLRKNRSIQVEGAFGVLKQDYGFRKFLTRGKIQVTVELLLLCFGYNVQKLHNKIQSHRCGQQLHPGKVA
- a CDS encoding YjiH family protein codes for the protein MKQKNKLQQKGSCSSYQLKDILKFLIPSLIGVVLFMMPISHQGQITIPIALLSEWVRESLAEVLPTIILGLVMTTAIGSIVTKLLKPKFIVQNEFLNNLFTVTPVWFVIRLLAAIFVVMTLYEVGFEAIFSLETGGLVLYDLLPILFSVFLFAGLFLPLLLNFGLLEFVGTLLSKIMRPVFNLPGRSAIDCIASWLGDGTIGVLLTSKQYEEGFYTKREASVIGTTFSLVSITFSLVVINTVGLGHMFVPFYFTMTIASLVAAVILPKLPPLSKKEDTFFDGTSKVDEDETLQGGHNFSHGLDQAVKKAKSQDIMKVLFVDGFKNVLDMWLAVIPIVMAVGTIALVVAEYTPIFKILGLPFLPILMLLQIPEALAASQTLVAGFADMLLPSVLASGIESELTRFVIAAVSVSQLIYLSEVGALLLASKIPVNLKELFIIFIERTLITLPVIAAIAHLIF
- a CDS encoding GNAT family N-acetyltransferase, with amino-acid sequence MNSLFDSVYKIMVDSFPMEEIRSYEGQKELLSREDYYIETYEQEGQLLGICAYYIFDDFLYIENLACKPSARGLGIGTKLVQAILKEANGRQVILEVEPPTDEITKRRIRFYERLGFTFNPYEHFQAPLNPTTGMVELKIMSSLGALTEEQQQAYRRVLNEKVYLVDPNFMI
- a CDS encoding tocopherol cyclase family protein, whose translation is MKINPDLYHGHDQYTNFFEGWYFKIVDATATYALALIPGIARSEDAKEHHSFIQVVNLVNHTYNYYRFNVNDFYSNNHHLKLNIGINEFSFNKIVVNLEDLNGVLYLGTPKKWPDSKLNPGSMGFYNYLPFMECYSQVCAIDGEIEEGHLKIGEQVIDFSNGKYYIEKNWGKSFPTSWIWIQSNSFADHRATVTCSLGIVPFPILKEFRGFLIGVTVDDKFYSFTTMNRSKINIQVCDRDIILCATHQHLQLILKTKTKPEDFVECFGPQNGKMSPLLEETLKGEVEMTLMDVKKNILIYHGIGKACGIEYGGDISRLLDENK